Below is a window of Pelobates fuscus isolate aPelFus1 chromosome 13, aPelFus1.pri, whole genome shotgun sequence DNA.
AAACCTGTGTGCAAGGTGTGAATAGGTGTGGTTTTGTAAGATCTAAAGATTCTTCCTCTTTGTAGTTATTTTAAACAACTAACATTGCAAATTCTTCAGCTTTTGTCcactagtttttatttttttaattaaaggtttCCTtattaaaggattaaaaaaaaaaaatctgggtcTTACTTTATCGTCCTGACTAATCGTTGGTTCTGAAGCTGTGTACGAGGCAATTATTTACGCAGACATGGCTTTGTGGTTACTATTAAAAATAACGAGTTGGTTATCCTGTTCCTATACAATTATCTACCCCAAAAGTTTCATAACCCCATTTTGGTCGTAAATGAATCACTGTCACGGCAGTGTGTCCCTTGCAGTGATGAAATCACTGATCTCTGAATATATTTCCCATGTGATTCATTTAGAATTTTCAAGGTTTCATAGACCTgtctttttctttaaaatgttccACTTCTGGAGCTAACTTCAATGTTAGTGAGCTCTGGGTGTGTTAATACTGCAAAATTTGTTAAAAAGCAAACTGCAACATATGACATCAATTCAATTTTTCAACTTATAAAGGAACACGTTCTACCGTTCTGTATAATAAGGGATTACTTCTAGAAGAAACAAAATGAGCTAGGCAAGCAGAAACAAAAGATGTCCATGGCTTTGCCCAAACAATCTTGTATTCTAAAGGAAGTCGAGTGTAcagtatataataaaacaaaagataATATATCTGAGACAACAAGATACAACATAGATATATCACGGCATTAGCATAAGTTAGTAGGTGGAAAGGTGTTAGAACATACAGTGTACTGATACACTATGtgcaattaaatatattttaatagggAGAAAAATGAAGACATTATCTGATGCAGGTTCCTGAAGAAGTGGGTAAATACCCCAAATAGTGGGGAAAGCGCTTAAATCAATATCTAAACATATATATgtccttacacacacaaattaatcaaAACAAATGTGTACTGCGGTATGCTGCACTCACACCAAAGTGAAATACACAAATTAAACACTAAAAATAAGTCGTGTGCTCCTACAAATATTTCAATAAATGATTCTTCCCAATCAGAcctgtaaataattatatatacacataatagcGCTGACCACCTGAAATAAGTGTATACACATTAGTGCAAAAAAAGAGTGTGGGTCCATCTCACACACTAGAGCCCTATCAATCCTGGCTGTGGATATACATAGCTCCACTTGAGAGGGAGAAGTCCCACAATTGTCAGTTCACCAGCCACACTTTATCTTCAGCTTGGATCTTTAGGCAGATAGAGACCAGAATAAAACAGAACCCAGTGGGGCAGTACCAATGAAAATATTTATTAGACACAAAGTTAAAAAGCAACTAACCTCAGGTTCTGGTGAGTTTCTCAATCAGGTACCCACATCCACACTTAGTAAGTACATAAAATGCTGAATTCTCTCGGGTTCCAGTAACTCAGAATCTCTGCTCTGCCTACTCATGACATCCTTGTGACGCATTTTGCGAGCCTTCCTTAGGCTTCATCCGACCGTGCTGATTTAGGAATAATCACTTTAAGAACTTGTCCAAGTGCACCACTACGTTTTGGTATTTAATTTCTGAAGAAATGGTTTTATAAGAATTCCTTAAAAGGCTCGGGATAATGGtatcacacaaaaacacaaagagGATGTGGAGTGCTTAAGAGGTAAAGGGAGTGAGATTAATCGAGCTGCAAGTAACCTAAGAACATGGGGGTGCCTCTTCACCTCCCCTTAAACTAACGAAATGTAGACAAATGGAAAGTAGTTGAGCAAAAAGTAATAAGTAAGAATATGAACAACACCAATAGagtaaataacaaaaaacatgaaGAACTATCTTAAGTATGCTCAGAGAGTAAGCAGCAGTACAGTCTATAATAGTAGCCTTCAGTTAACAAAAGGAGATGATGGACCCAAAAGAACATCATGTGTCCACGGATAATGTTAAGTACACTGAGAGACTTTCGAGCTTTCAAGAAGCTCCTTTTTATGTGAGTGACCATTTGTATTCTCAGTATACTTATCATTATCCTTGGGTACTACATTATAAGACTGCTTCTTCTTCATCATTTGTGTTTTTGGATAATGGAATCAGCCTGATGGGAGAGATAGGGCATTCCTTAATGCATTAACAGTCCTAGAGAAGTCCTGAAAGGGAGTGCTAGAGATGCGAACGTGATGCAGGCAAAGGTCAGTGGTAGAACACAGGGAAAAATAGCTTCTGACTAAATAAGTTGTGTGGACCTTGGAACAGTCATGGATGGCTCTGTAGGACAGAACTAAAAGCTGAATTTAATCCTAAATAACATAAGCAGCCCTAGAAAGAAATGTCAAAGTGGACAGATGTGTGAAGAGAGGTGGGTGAAAATAATGTAGCATAGATTTGGAATTGTAGGTAAACTGGGAAGGCCAAGACCATTGGAGAACCAGATGGATTTATCTAGATGGGAACTGTTGTGGAATATTTACTTTGGTAGCATCTTGACTTTGGACAAGCAATGTTTTGAAGAATGAAAGTTTTGATTATTGTTACAATAAGAAAAATCTCAATTACATTTGGGTTGACCAAGTCAAGGTTTTTTCTATGCTTCTCTATGTTACAACCTTTTAAAATTGCTCACTGTTCTTCCCTAGCAGTGCCCTGCTCATACAGTGTAACAGAAAACCAAAAATGGCATCTGTCCTTGtgtttagtttatatatatattttttaatatttactgGTCAAATATACAATTTGACATGGGATTTTTTTGGAGTTTAGGTATAATATTCATGTAAGGCACAAAACAGAATTATTAACATTAGGAAATATGTCAGATAAgtttttgttggtttttaaatATCTTTCTTAATTAAATCCCTCAGGTCCATGGAGTCAAACAGTTGAGAACCAATTGAGAATAACACTTCTTACACAACACTGAGAGACAAAATGTCCAGACTGATGTACTTGCCTTTGTTTTTTGCATGAAGATGGCAGAAGGAATGGTTTTAACAAGGCCACTCTTAAAACCTGAAACGTTTATGTTGATTTTCTTGGGTATTTTGTTAAGAACATTTTGCTCCTGCTGTCCACCACCTTGTAACTGTCCTGTTCAGGACAACGCTACTCTATGCAGGCAacgtctcttgagtttagttccatcaGAGATACCTCTGGCCTCTCATTTCCTGGATCTGAGTTACAACAGAATACGTTCAGTTCAGCCCACAGTATTTTCCCACCTTCAGGATCTTCAAGAGTTGGACCTGAGTCACAATCAGTTGACTAGGATGGAGCCAGGAGTCTTCAGTGGATTGCCCAGTTTGCGCATCCTCTTGGTGCACCACAATCAGCTCAAGCTGTTGCCTTCAGGAGTGTTTTCAGGAATACCAGATCTGACATGGCTTGATGTCCGAGGAAACCAACTTGTCATACTGCTGGACCAGACATTTCAAGGGCTGCGAGAGCTCAGACACCTGGAGGCTGGGGACAATCCGTTGCTGTTTATATCTCCCGGTGCTTTTCTGGGAATGCCCCAATTACAGAGATTAGGGCTGGAAGAAACCAAACTAGGTAGTGTTCCCTCCAGGGCTCTGTCTGCCCTTCCCAAGCTCTCTGACTTAAGGCTGGGTGGAGTTAGCAGTCCAATCCTCCGCAATCTTTCTTATACAGGATTGCCTTGGCTGCGTGTTCTAGATATGGACCACTGGCCCTCTCTAAGAATACTTGAGCCACTCAGTCTATCTGGATTAAATCTTACATCCTTGTCACTAACGCGTTGCAATCTAAGTTCAATTCCAGAAGAAGCCTTAAGAAACCAGGTCTACCTACGGAGACTAGACCTCTCCAGAAACCCAATCTCTGACCTACAGGTCAAAGGTCTAAGAGCACTGAAAAAGTTGGAGGAACTTCGATTGTCTGGAGGGAGGCTGATCTCCATACCTTCAGGCACATTTCACGGTCTTGATCGCCTACGGATACTTGATCTGTCAGACAATCCACTCCACTGGATATCAGAGCATGCTTTGCCACCTTCTTCAAGTTCTCTGGAGACTCTGCTGCTTTCTGGAACCAAACTCTCTTGTGACTGTCGACTCTGTTGGATACTAAGTCGCAAACTTCACTTTGGCGGAAGACCTCCTGTCTGTGCAGCCCCTGACTTATTACAGGGAATGGTGATCCCTGACCATCCTGAGCTCCTCTGCCCAGAACTCTTTACGTGCCAACCTCCTAGAATTGTGGAACCTGAACCAGGGGAGCTAAAAGTGCAGGAAGGCGACAGGCTTATTATCAGCTGTCAAAGCAAAGGGATCCCAGAACCTTTCACCTATTGGGTGTTGCCACAAAAACTTTCCTCGTACAAATCAAATTTGGAGACAGTGGTGCAAGTTATTGACTCTGAGACTGAAACAACACCCGATTCTAGAATGGTAACACCAACATCAGTGCCAGGGATTGAAAGAGTTACAGTACTTCCTGGGGGATCACTCCAGTTCCAGACAGTACAAGTGTCAGACTCTGGAGCATACCTGTGTCGCGCCAGCAATGTTGCTGGCAATGACTCCTTGTGGTTGCACCTAGAGGTCACCCCTTTCAATGGAAGCACAGTACAGCCCTCTTTTCCTTTGTTACACAGCCACCTCCTAGTGGTCATTACGGCAGGGGGCCTCCTGCCTTTCATTATTTCTGTCACAATTTGCTTCATTTTCATGCTCCTCTGGAGCAGGGGCCATGGAAATATCAAACACACTGCAAACATAGACTTTGTACCAAGAACATCACGAGGAACGACAGACACAGAAGAGAATAAATTCACAATGAAACTCATTTGAGAAAtaaagggggagaagagaaaggtcAAATTACTCCATGCACTCTCTAACcccaaaatgcattaaaaaaattaaaataaagaatgctATTTATGATATAGAGTACAATCAATTGGCTGGATTACACTAAGATAATTCTCATTGATCTAAAGGACAGCAAATTTCATACAAATTTGAGATTAAAACAACCATGTGAATTAATTTACTGCAGGCTTATTAGAAGGTTGCAGCCTGTCAAAAGTGTTCCAAAATCACATTATATAACGGGACCGTATATAGCTACTCAGTCAGGTGTAGTGCCGCTCACTGGTACACCCTACGTGTATTCTTTACTGAGATCCAAACCTGTAGGTACTGCCTAGGCGTcgttatattcatttattttggcATGTTAACTAATAATTTCCAGAAACATGAGAGATACTTAGGTCCCTCACCAAGCAAGTATTTACAGAGGTATTAGCATTTTGGCACAGTAAAAGTCTTACATGCCACTACTAAACAGAGTTTGAGATATTACTTTATTGTTTGGTACCTGACATTATATGTATAGAGATGTTTGTAAATGCGgagtacatttttattaaataagaTTCTGTactagaaaaaattaaaataattttaatactAGGTGTGTTCTAATGCAATTTTGATTTGATCCTGCCTTTTACAACTGCAATATTGTCTAATATTGCATGATCTAGCAGTGTGTACGAATGCGACACTGAATTATCCATGTCAATACCCACCGCAAATCTGGGTAATTTCTCATCCAGTATGTTTGTCTTAATGTCGTAACACAGTGGAGTATAGATCAGAGGTCAGTGAATGACCCCGGTCTATGCTGCATTTCTGCTAATATAATGAGAAGATATCTTGTTTGTTTACAACTACTTCTGCAAAACGAATAGTCAACAAAAATGGCTTCGAACCAACACACTATGTTcaacatgtttaataaatatatgtgtaatcATTTATATAAATGGACAGAACCTATTGCAGTAATGTAAGGCCATATGAAGATGTTAACTGCTATCTCCTTTTACTTTAAAGAGATACTCCAAGCGACATAACACTTATATTTCTTGCATAAATTAAAGGATATGGAGATCCCTGAACATTCTTTCCTTCCAACAGTATAACAGCAGCAATGTACGCAGTCCCAGAAACCTGATGGTTCTCAAATCTCACGTGTAATGCTCTAAAAAGCACCATGACTGGCTAAACCACTtcttggcccatctagtctgcccaattctctaaatactttcattagtccctggccttatcttttagctaggatagccttatgcctatcccatgcatgcttaaactcctttactgtgttaacctctaccacttcagctggaaggctattccatgcatccactgccctctcagtaaagtaatacttcctgatattagttTTAAACCTACGAAAAGCCTGTGATGGGACCGATCGAGTGCCGGGTGATGTCATGAGGAGTCATGGAAGATCAGCACCGAGAGTTTTACCCACTTCTGAATTATGGCAAATTTGAAAACTTTTATTACAGGTTTGATAGCAAGGGATTAAACAGTTATGCTCCAAAGGGCATTtgtagtgtaaaaaatatattttttattaccaGGGTTGGAACAACACTTtaaaaacgttaaaaaaaaattacattatttttactttatgtttgtttgttttttatttatattatacatttaaattaaaattatttaaatttatattatacattaaaataATGGGTCAGTTCCTTCTTGGAATGTCAACTTACACTAATTGTTGGGTTCTGTGCTGTAACAATgctcattacttttttttttgcagtttcaaaaaccaaagaaataatattaataaataaataataaaatactaagCAAGTCATAACTTGAAAACCAGACAAGGCATAATTCTCTGGCTCCCTCTAGTGGAATTGCGATGCACATGTTAACAAATTGTAATTTGGTTCTTAATAATTCTAAATGTCATTAAGCACCTACTGCTTATTCATCAGTAGAGACATTGCATTTGCCCACCGGCTGGCCAGTTCAAGCTACGGACTGAAGGCGTGCAAAGGCTTTGTCCTGGGGTTGAAACAAGCGAGAGTCTTCAATTGCCCTCTccctaccttttatttttttaaataccaaaATTGCATTATTTCTGCTCCTGTGTAGCTGATATAGGAGTAAAACAAGTGAGTGGGTCGTCAATTGTCCTCTGAATCTTCCTTccttttagaaaaaacaaaacttacacgtttttccctttttaaaccccataaaaaaaatcaattactaCAACACCAAACCAAAAATCACACATGCACATTCTCACAACAAATCCAGGCGTTGCCATACACTTACAATGTCACCAAAACACAACCATTCAGTTCACACATctctacacactacacacacagtccgAAGACAACTTCACACACTCGCTGACCCTTGCAAACACAGGGAGAGGTAGATGGAAGGCTGACAGAGACGTAGATGGAAGAGGAATACAGACTGAGATGGACGAGGATGATCGAACAGTGGATATTTGACTACAGACCGACCCTGCTGCTATGtaataaagtttatatttttCTGGTTTGTGTAATCACTGTGTTGTTTTAAGACCAAAACTGGCACCCTACTAATGTAAATCCACAAGTGTTCATCTACGGGTAGACTCAGAGCTCCTGCACGGAGCTTCCATTAGCTGTGTTGTGCCACCTCATTGTCAGGGTGCATCAGATGATCACTCTTAGCGATTGAGCTAAGCCCTACAACGCTAGTTCTCATAGAGCACAGCAGATCCCAGGTGAGGTTGAttgtcaaaccattagcaaacTAATAAGTATGACTTGACTACTCTACTACTTACATTTAGTGGGGGTTGACATAAAGAGCAGTTCTCCTTTCACTATAACTACCTCAGTGGCCTATAGTGGTTATGTAGCTTGGAGAATGTAGTGCATTTGCTTCATTCAATTCACAAGTGAGTAAAGAGGAGATATTTCAATTTGTGGGGGGAATGCCAACAGACAATTTTTCTCCGAGTGTCTAATAACATCGCTACGTAATAGTGATTTAACAGCACTGCGCAAGCACGGAGGCACAATTGCACATGGATGTACAGCAGCACAATGGAGGATGCAGGAGttctgaaatataaaatattgaaagaaAAATTACAGCGGTCAGCTCTTGCTGCCACCCTGTGCTCTCTCTACCACTCCCTAGGTTCTGGGCAGTGAAATAAAGAGACACTGCAGGCACCAAAACAAGTTAATTTCATAGATGTGGTTCAGGTGCCTGGAGTCCACTGGCACCATCACACTATTCACTGGTAAGCAACAGGCATCAGTCCCAGGCACCCCAAGCCAAACATTGACATCCATCAGTTTCTgcttttcaatctctccctttcctctggcacatttccctcacccttcaaacatgcaacagtaaccccaattctgaaaaggCCCAGCcatgaccccaactccccatccaactaccgccctatctcgctactgcgatttgcctccaagatcctcgagagttgtgtacaccagactgactgactttctcgaaaccaactctctgcttgacccccttcagtctggattccgcgctggtcattctgtcaaAACAGCTGTAACCAAAat
It encodes the following:
- the LOC134583444 gene encoding leucine-rich repeat and immunoglobulin-like domain containing-NOGO receptor-interacting protein 4 gives rise to the protein MKMAEGMVLTRPLLKPETFMLIFLGILLRTFCSCCPPPCNCPVQDNATLCRQRLLSLVPSEIPLASHFLDLSYNRIRSVQPTVFSHLQDLQELDLSHNQLTRMEPGVFSGLPSLRILLVHHNQLKLLPSGVFSGIPDLTWLDVRGNQLVILLDQTFQGLRELRHLEAGDNPLLFISPGAFLGMPQLQRLGLEETKLGSVPSRALSALPKLSDLRLGGVSSPILRNLSYTGLPWLRVLDMDHWPSLRILEPLSLSGLNLTSLSLTRCNLSSIPEEALRNQVYLRRLDLSRNPISDLQVKGLRALKKLEELRLSGGRLISIPSGTFHGLDRLRILDLSDNPLHWISEHALPPSSSSLETLLLSGTKLSCDCRLCWILSRKLHFGGRPPVCAAPDLLQGMVIPDHPELLCPELFTCQPPRIVEPEPGELKVQEGDRLIISCQSKGIPEPFTYWVLPQKLSSYKSNLETVVQVIDSETETTPDSRMVTPTSVPGIERVTVLPGGSLQFQTVQVSDSGAYLCRASNVAGNDSLWLHLEVTPFNGSTVQPSFPLLHSHLLVVITAGGLLPFIISVTICFIFMLLWSRGHGNIKHTANIDFVPRTSRGTTDTEENKFTMKLI